Proteins from one Lacrimispora sphenoides genomic window:
- the cbiB gene encoding adenosylcobinamide-phosphate synthase CbiB, translating to MIRLHLAAVLTGCFLDLCFGDPRWLWHPVCGIGSLISWLEKKLREMFPKGEVGERRAGLWLVILVLLITGTVSGAILWTSYFFSPYVGFLIESIMCGQMMAWRSLREESMKVHKAFSNGDVEGARQAVSMIVGRDTKVLSEEGITKAAVETVAENTSDGIIAPLLFMALFGGVGVYLYKAVNTMDSMVGYKNDRYLWFGRAAAKLDDACNFIPARLSAALMIGAGYVCQLFYGIRKKRNPYSGRNGLVIFKRDRFNHKSPNSAQTEAVCAGALQIQLAGNACYFGKLYEKPTIGDAVRPVEYEDIPRANCLMTVTYVLALIPVFLLFLIVF from the coding sequence ATGATACGATTACATTTAGCAGCAGTGCTAACAGGATGCTTTCTGGACCTGTGCTTTGGAGATCCCCGCTGGCTTTGGCATCCGGTCTGCGGCATAGGCTCTCTCATAAGCTGGCTGGAGAAAAAGCTAAGGGAAATGTTTCCTAAAGGAGAAGTGGGGGAAAGAAGAGCCGGTTTATGGCTGGTGATCCTTGTGCTATTAATCACTGGTACCGTATCCGGGGCAATTCTCTGGACTTCCTATTTCTTTTCCCCCTATGTAGGGTTTCTTATAGAAAGTATAATGTGTGGTCAGATGATGGCTTGGCGTTCCCTACGGGAAGAAAGCATGAAAGTCCATAAGGCCTTTTCCAATGGAGATGTGGAAGGAGCCAGGCAGGCCGTATCCATGATTGTAGGCCGCGATACGAAAGTATTGTCGGAAGAAGGGATCACAAAAGCAGCGGTGGAAACCGTAGCGGAAAACACTTCGGATGGAATCATTGCCCCTTTGCTCTTCATGGCTCTTTTTGGAGGAGTGGGAGTGTATTTATACAAAGCAGTAAACACTATGGATTCCATGGTGGGCTATAAAAATGATCGGTATCTCTGGTTCGGGCGGGCAGCAGCAAAGCTTGATGATGCCTGTAATTTCATACCGGCCCGGCTATCCGCAGCCCTAATGATAGGGGCAGGATATGTGTGCCAGCTTTTTTATGGAATCAGGAAAAAGAGGAACCCATACAGCGGCAGGAATGGCCTGGTAATATTTAAGAGGGACCGCTTCAATCACAAAAGTCCTAATTCAGCCCAGACAGAGGCGGTCTGTGCAGGAGCGCTGCAGATCCAGCTGGCGGGAAATGCCTGTTATTTTGGAAAGCTTTATGAAAAGCCTACCATTGGAGATGCGGTAAGACCGGTGGAATACGAGGATATCCCCAGAGCCAATTGCCTCATGACAGTTACCTATGTGTTAGCCCTGATCCCTGTATTCTTGCTGTTCCTTATAGTTTTTTAG
- a CDS encoding pyridoxal phosphate-dependent aminotransferase, with translation MVYQHGGDIYTNNVTMDYSANINPLGLPLGVKAALYKAADSCSFYPDSQSMRLRKELAGFHGVSAENIICGNGAADLIFQVVQALKPKNALLIAPSFLEYEQALKASSCSIVHYCLKEEHGFRLSEKELIDWLEKNRIDVQMLFLCNPNNPTGYAVEKEAMEGILKYSRDRGIFCVIDECFNEFLQEPERYSVLDLIGDGGYENVFLLKAFTKLYAMAGLRLGYGLCTGKEVLDQMNLIRQPWSVSSLAQAAGEAALLETEYVKRTRQEITCEREYLKSALSSLGFLVFDSMANYIFFRDLRPEALAKEKLLYKQLLDRKVLIRSCSNYRGLDDTYYRICVKQRKENEEFLSILKSIVTEGK, from the coding sequence ATGGTATACCAGCATGGCGGTGATATATACACCAACAACGTAACAATGGACTATTCAGCTAACATAAATCCCCTGGGGCTTCCCCTTGGAGTAAAAGCGGCTCTTTATAAAGCGGCAGATAGTTGTTCCTTCTATCCTGACAGCCAATCCATGAGGCTTCGGAAGGAACTGGCAGGGTTTCACGGCGTTTCGGCAGAGAACATTATCTGCGGAAACGGAGCAGCAGATTTAATCTTTCAGGTCGTACAGGCATTAAAGCCGAAAAATGCCCTGCTGATCGCCCCTTCTTTTCTTGAATATGAACAGGCCCTTAAGGCCTCTTCCTGCAGCATCGTGCACTATTGTTTAAAAGAAGAACACGGGTTCCGGCTATCTGAAAAAGAATTGATCGACTGGCTGGAGAAAAACAGGATTGATGTTCAAATGCTGTTTTTATGCAACCCCAATAATCCCACCGGATATGCCGTAGAGAAGGAAGCGATGGAAGGGATTCTTAAATACTCCAGGGACCGCGGGATCTTTTGCGTAATAGATGAATGTTTTAATGAATTTTTACAGGAGCCTGAGAGATATTCGGTCCTTGATCTCATAGGAGACGGCGGTTATGAGAATGTCTTCCTTTTAAAGGCATTTACAAAGCTGTATGCTATGGCCGGTCTGCGCCTGGGCTATGGGTTATGCACTGGAAAAGAGGTCCTGGACCAGATGAATCTCATACGTCAGCCCTGGAGCGTTTCCAGTCTCGCCCAGGCGGCAGGAGAGGCGGCCCTATTGGAGACAGAATACGTGAAAAGGACAAGACAGGAGATCACCTGTGAAAGGGAATACCTAAAATCAGCCCTTTCTTCCCTTGGTTTTCTGGTTTTTGATTCCATGGCCAATTATATTTTTTTCCGGGATTTAAGACCAGAGGCTCTTGCAAAAGAGAAGCTTCTTTATAAACAGCTTCTGGACCGGAAAGTTCTGATACGTTCCTGTTCCAATTACAGAGGACTTGATGATACCTATTACCGCATCTGTGTAAAGCAGAGGAAAGAAAATGAAGAGTTTCTTTCCATATTAAAATCCATAGTGACAGAAGGGAAATAA